The following is a genomic window from Fibrobacter sp..
GGAGTTCCGCCGTATCGGGCAGGAGATGGCCACTTCAATGCATGCTGAGTTGTCGGATCCCGCTGTAATCTCAAGTCATCATTTCTACAGTTCAATGGCAGGCAGGGAGCATCCGGCCGGAAGGTTTCATACACTTGACTCACTGAAAAATATCACAATTGCAGATGTTAAAGAATTCCATAAAAACCATTTTACTCCTGAAAGTTGTATTCTGACTGTAGCCGGAGATTTTGACCCGGAATCTTTTAAAAGTAAATGGCTTGCTTCTCTGGAAAGCTGGGTTGGGGATGGGAAGAAGGATGTTTTTTTTGCTCCAGCGGTAAATGAGTCCGGAAGTGAACTGAGGCTTGTGAACAAGCCTGATCTGACTCAGGCCACCATACTTCTTGGGCATTATGCCCCCGGGGAGTTGTACAGGTGGAGAAACGAGATGGCTCTTGCAAATTACATACTTGGAGCCGGAAACTTCTCGTCAAGGCTTATGACCCGGATTCGTTCCCTTTCCGGAAAAACCTACGGTATCTCTTCTCAGTTAGTTACCTCGAAGTATTTCGGGGCTTTTCTGATCTCTACTACTACTCTGAGTGCAACTGTTTCTGAGATGCTGAAGATGATCAGGGAGATATACGGTGATTTCTGCAGCAATGGAATCACGGAAGAGGAACTGGAGAGGGCGAAGCGGTTTGCTATCGGCAATATGGCTTTTCAGCTTGAAGGAATTTGCAGTATAGCGGAAAAACTGCTCTGGCTGCGTTTTTACGACAGGCCGAACTCCTATATTGAAGAGTTTGATGCCATGATAAACAGGATTTCTGTCGAGGATGTTAACAATTCGATCAGGGAATGTTTTTCACCTGAAAAACTGATTACCGTTATAGTGGGACGTAAAAAAGAGATCCTGCCTCAGTTGAAGTCATCTGTGGATGTCAGAAATTTTCATTTCCGGGAAAAGATTG
Proteins encoded in this region:
- a CDS encoding insulinase family protein, which produces MEFRFRFPFIDEFLLKSGLRVILAPDKEQNGIVAILQLPVGKFSDPPRKEGCAELCFELVQKGSGELSSEEFSGKLEYTGASVFSEVGEEHSVLGIRMLSRNEDELFPVFWNMILSPRMEEKEFRRIGQEMATSMHAELSDPAVISSHHFYSSMAGREHPAGRFHTLDSLKNITIADVKEFHKNHFTPESCILTVAGDFDPESFKSKWLASLESWVGDGKKDVFFAPAVNESGSELRLVNKPDLTQATILLGHYAPGELYRWRNEMALANYILGAGNFSSRLMTRIRSLSGKTYGISSQLVTSKYFGAFLISTTTLSATVSEMLKMIREIYGDFCSNGITEEELERAKRFAIGNMAFQLEGICSIAEKLLWLRFYDRPNSYIEEFDAMINRISVEDVNNSIRECFSPEKLITVIVGRKKEILPQLKSSVDVRNFHFREKIG